Genomic DNA from Ktedonobacteraceae bacterium:
TCCTCCATCGCCCGTCGTGACCGTTGGCGTAATCGTTACGCTACCACTGCACGTGCCGCTGACGGCAATGCTGAATGTCTGCGTGGCGGGGTTCAATCCTACCTCGGCGGAATAGGTCTCGCCGCTATCCGATGGCGCTTGCAACATACATGGCGGCTGCACTGTGAGCGTAATGGCAATCGTTTGCGCTGTACCCGCCTGCTGCCCGCTGACACTGTCAACTGCCGTGATCGTAACCGTGCCCGCATAGCTGCCGGCGGATAGACCGGCAAGCGAGACGCCGACGTTGGTGGACGAGGAGGCCGAGAGGCTGACCGTGCCGCTGGCGGGTGAGGCCGACAGCCATGTGCCACCGGAAGAGGTATTGACGCTGGCTGTCCAATTCAGCGCGTGCGCGCATGTCCCACTGGCGGCGATGTTCACAGCCTGCGTGGCGGGGTTTGCCTGACCAACAATGCCCGTGAAGTTGAGCGCGAGCGGAGTCGCTCCAATAGCGCACGGCGGTTGCACGACAAAGGTAACCGGAATCGACTGCGGGCTGCCCATTGCCGGATTGCCCGATCCATCCGTCGCGTTAAAGGTGATTGTTCCAGTGTAGGTGCCGGGGGAGAGCGATTGTAACAGTATAGCTGTAACGGTAATGCTGGCCGACTGACCGCTGGAAAGGCTGCCCGAGGTGGTTGAAATTGAAAGCCATGGTGCTCCTGTAGATGTTGTCGCCGAGGCATTCCATGCCAGCGTGCCTCCACCAGAGTTGGTGATCGTAGCGACCTGGGCAGGTGGGTTTACCTGGCCGTAGATGGCGCTAAAATTCATCGTCGCGGGCCCTACGCTGAGAACCGGTGTCGCGACCGGTGCCACGATCAGTGTCACGGGTATAGTCTGATTGCCTGATTTTGTGCTGAAGATGAGCGCGCCCGTATATGTGGCAGGCGAGAGGCCAGAGCTATTGACGCTCACCTGAGGATAGGCCGGAGTTCTGCCGCTAGCCTGGTTGATGCTGAGCCAGTGCCCACCATTATTGGTTGTGACTGAGGCGTTCCACTGCATCGGGCTTGAACATCCCTGGCTAAGGCCCACATCGATGGTCTTGGGCCCCGGTGAGGGCTGCGAAGATACAGCGGTAAACGTCAGACTGCCCGGTGAGACCTGGACCGCGCATTGCGGTAGAATGGTCAGGCTGACAAAGATCGATTGTGGGCTATCCTTTACCGGGTCCGGTCCTGTGCTGGAGAACGTGACGCGACCGCTATACGTACCCGGCAGCATCATGCTGGTATTCACGCCGATCTTTACCGCCAGGCTGCCACCTTTGCCTATGGTGCTGGATCGTGTCCCTACTACCAGCCAGTTTGACCCATCGTCGGTGGAACTCGAGGCACTCCACTGCAAAGGTAGCAGGCCGGGATTGCTGATGGTGACGACCTGGGCCACCGGATTGGCGCCGCCATCTATGCCGGTGAAGGAAAGTACGCCGGGCATGAGCTGGAGTACAGCTTCATGTTGGGGTTCGAGCGGCGTCACATTCATCTTGACAGGCAGCATTAATTGTCCGGCGTTCGATGAAAAGATCACGTTGCCCTTATATACTCCCTGCTTCAGATTTGCGCGGTCTCCCGCAATGGTTACCTTCATCGGTTGGCCGGCCACAAAGGTGCCGCTATTCGGGCTAAGCAGCAGCCAGGGCTGCGTCGTGCCGCTTTGCCAGGAAATCGTTCCGCCGCCGGCATTATTCAGCGTAATCGCCATGGCGCTGTCGGTCGCCTGGTCGCCGGAACCGAGATTGAGGCTGCTCACCGAGATTTCCAGGTGCGGTGGCTTTGAGGCGCTTTTGCCGGTCACATTAATCGCAAAGCTGGCCGTTTTATGGGTGGCAGCATCTTCTGCCTGTATGGTATGCGAACCGGACAACCATGTTGGATCGACCGTGACCGTGTCGCTGAAATTACCTGAGCTATTGGTGGTTATAATATGCGAGCCTGCGGTATCGATGACCGGAATATGCGTATCGCGAGTCAGGCCTACGCGCCCATTGGGGCTGAACCTGGTGCCGCGCAGCGTAATGGTTCCCCCAAGCGCAATGGTAGAAGGAGTGACCTGCAACGAGAACGCGCCTTGTCCAGACGACGATTGTGCCGTGGGCGAGCGCCCCAGGACACTGACGATGCCAAAAATTCCGCCCAGCAAGAGGGCTATAATCGCAAGCGTGCTTAGCCAGAAGAATAGCTTCGGCTGGGGCCGCCTGGGTGGTGGCTGTTGCTGAACAGGTTGTACGCGTTGCGTTGGCAGTACAGGTGGTGGAGTGCCGGGTGTGACAAGTGGCTCAAGTTGCGGTGGTGTGAGAACTGTGCTACGGTTCTTATTGCGGACAACTTTATTCCAGGTCGAGAAAGGCCGCATCTCAGGTTGGTCATGAATGATACCATCCTCGCTGTCCATGAGGCGAGTTGAGAATGATATATCGTCGCCCGCGGCCAGGCGCTGCCACTGGCTGGGTGAGATGACCACAACTTCTTCGCCGGCGCGATTTCCTATTCGCTGCGTCTCTACATCCTCGTTGCCGGCATTGCCCGGCATAGCCTGAGTAGGGGCCTCTTCTTCCGCGGGCATAGGCTGCGTTGGAAGTTCCTCGTTCTCGCGTAGTGGGTAGAGACGATGTGATTTGAAGATGGCCGTTCGTCCAGAATCCGGAGCCTCTGGCGCATTAGGAGGGTTAGCCTGTTTTCCACCTGTAGGGACAGCGCCAGGCGCCTGTCCATCCATACCGGCTAGAGGCGCCACCAGGGGCAGTCCACATGCCGGGCAGTATTTTGCGATCCGGGGAAGCGGCTCAGCGCAATTTGGGCAGCTTATCATATTCATAGTCTACCCTCGAAAACGACCATCCGCGGGGGCGTACCGTTGTGGTCGCCCGGCGATTGATCCAGCACGTGGTATACCCCTACAAAAGGACATCGCCTGTATCAAAGTGTACGAGAAAGTTTGACCGCTTGTCAATGCCAATCAATCAACCCCTTTTTCCTTTATACGATGTAAACCCTGGTTTTGGGACACATGAATGCACCAGGAGAGGCGGCTTGTCCCTGTCTCCTCAATTGTTGATTTGACATCTTCAGATTGCTAAGACTATACTTTATGAAGTGTGGAGGCATTGCAAGCCCAGGACAGGCACAGGGCGCTGTCTCTACAGGTGACGATACGTTAGGAAAGGATAATCGTTTGCTCGTCGATAGTCATGCCCACATTGATACTTCGCGTTTCAATGCCGACCGCGAAGCCGTGATCGCGGCTGCGCGTGAGGGAGGTATTACTCGCATTATTAACCCGGGCGTTGATCTTGCGTCGAGCCAGTTCGCGCTGGCGCTGGCAAAATCGCATCCCGGCTGTATCTTTGCCGGCGTAGGCACTCATCCACACGATGCCACGACCTATACTGAGGAGGTCGGTACGCGCTATCGTGAGATGGCACGCGAGCCGGAGGTGGTAGCCATCGGCGAGTTCGGATTGGACTATTTCCGCATGCTATCGCCGCGCGAGGTGCAGAGGGCCGTCTTCTGCGCGCACCTTGAGCTTGCCCGCGCCTGTGATCTGCCCTGCATCATCCATGTCCGCGACTCCCATGATGATGTGATCGAGTTGCTGCGCGCCCATGGGCAGGGATTGCGCGGCGTCTTCCACTGTTTTTCGGGCAACGTTGCGCAGGCGGAGGAATGCCTGGCGTTCGACGGCTTCATGCTCTCGTTTGCCGGCCCGCTTACCCGCCAGGACAATGATTTGCCGGAGGTCGCGCGTATGGCCCCGCTGGAGCGTATCCTGGTCGAAACCGATAGTCCTTACCTGGTGCCGCAGCCGCTGCGTGCCAGGCGCAATGAGCCATTATTCGTCAAATATACTGCCGAAAGGCTGGCCGAGATTCGCGGTATGTCCCTGCCGGAAATTGCCCAGGTAACTACCGCCAATGCCATTCGCCTGTTCAATCTGGAGAACAACCCTGATGAAGCTGTTTAATACCCTGACGCAATCCCTCGAAGACTTTGTTCCCTTAGAAGACAAACTGGTG
This window encodes:
- a CDS encoding choice-of-anchor D domain-containing protein, producing MISCPNCAEPLPRIAKYCPACGLPLVAPLAGMDGQAPGAVPTGGKQANPPNAPEAPDSGRTAIFKSHRLYPLRENEELPTQPMPAEEEAPTQAMPGNAGNEDVETQRIGNRAGEEVVVISPSQWQRLAAGDDISFSTRLMDSEDGIIHDQPEMRPFSTWNKVVRNKNRSTVLTPPQLEPLVTPGTPPPVLPTQRVQPVQQQPPPRRPQPKLFFWLSTLAIIALLLGGIFGIVSVLGRSPTAQSSSGQGAFSLQVTPSTIALGGTITLRGTRFSPNGRVGLTRDTHIPVIDTAGSHIITTNSSGNFSDTVTVDPTWLSGSHTIQAEDAATHKTASFAINVTGKSASKPPHLEISVSSLNLGSGDQATDSAMAITLNNAGGGTISWQSGTTQPWLLLSPNSGTFVAGQPMKVTIAGDRANLKQGVYKGNVIFSSNAGQLMLPVKMNVTPLEPQHEAVLQLMPGVLSFTGIDGGANPVAQVVTISNPGLLPLQWSASSSTDDGSNWLVVGTRSSTIGKGGSLAVKIGVNTSMMLPGTYSGRVTFSSTGPDPVKDSPQSIFVSLTILPQCAVQVSPGSLTFTAVSSQPSPGPKTIDVGLSQGCSSPMQWNASVTTNNGGHWLSINQASGRTPAYPQVSVNSSGLSPATYTGALIFSTKSGNQTIPVTLIVAPVATPVLSVGPATMNFSAIYGQVNPPAQVATITNSGGGTLAWNASATTSTGAPWLSISTTSGSLSSGQSASITVTAILLQSLSPGTYTGTITFNATDGSGNPAMGSPQSIPVTFVVQPPCAIGATPLALNFTGIVGQANPATQAVNIAASGTCAHALNWTASVNTSSGGTWLSASPASGTVSLSASSSTNVGVSLAGLSAGSYAGTVTITAVDSVSGQQAGTAQTIAITLTVQPPCMLQAPSDSGETYSAEVGLNPATQTFSIAVSGTCSGSVTITPTVTTGDGGSWLAVTPSSAQVTSGNSATFTVAVTSGSLSAGTYNGTVSLAAVDSNGMTIEGSPQQVGITTNVIAAPVLNAGPGALTFNVDTGSSDQQIAINNAGGEPLNWTAALDPNAPSFVSLSATSGTGLAGGSGTNIDVIVDASGLQGGTTYTTSATISAIDPITGNAVAGSPVTVPITINIAPPAMQLSSDSLAFTANVGVNPDTQAITITNTGGNSLTWTTDTPSQSWLTVSPTSGSDDAGQSSSLTFSVDVTGLSAGTYSATVDITPSSGNAVTVTVSLTVS
- a CDS encoding TatD family hydrolase, whose product is MKCGGIASPGQAQGAVSTGDDTLGKDNRLLVDSHAHIDTSRFNADREAVIAAAREGGITRIINPGVDLASSQFALALAKSHPGCIFAGVGTHPHDATTYTEEVGTRYREMAREPEVVAIGEFGLDYFRMLSPREVQRAVFCAHLELARACDLPCIIHVRDSHDDVIELLRAHGQGLRGVFHCFSGNVAQAEECLAFDGFMLSFAGPLTRQDNDLPEVARMAPLERILVETDSPYLVPQPLRARRNEPLFVKYTAERLAEIRGMSLPEIAQVTTANAIRLFNLENNPDEAV